The sequence tatatatatatatatatatatatatatatatatatatatatatatataagtttttttcctggaatacccctttaatatggataAGCCGATTTCTTCTCAACAGTAAGAGAAAAGCAGAATGTAAGGTAGATGTGCATAGATCTACTTCTTAGAAGATCCTAAAACTTCACAGTATAAAAAtgtctttaaaaaggcaaatgcaATGGTTGGATCTCAAGAAGTTGTGGTCCGAATTCATTTCTGGGCACGCTGGTGAAGACAGTCATGAGGGCAGCCAGGTCTAGGTCTCTTCATCCCACAGACATAGCTGCTTCTGGGTCACATAGAAATGAAAGACGTATCCTTTCTGGCAGCTGCGAATGCCGCACTTGTAAGACGTGGTCTTGCCATATGAATCTCGCGTTTTGCAGTATTTTAGGCTACAGGGAATCCATTCTAGACTCAGGCGATAGGAGCAGATGCAGGCCTTCCAGTCGTGAGAGCAGACCTTGCAGGGGTGCAGAACCGGAGAAGATGACGACTGAGGGAGAACCTCAAACATGGAGCCGTCAACACCTTGCGAGGAAGAAAGAAGGCCATGAGATCAATTCGGCTTAGGATCTAAGGCCACCCCCACCCTGCAAAACACCTGTGCACAGATTCTTGATATGACTAgaggtgagcgaacttacagtaaattcgattcgtcacgaacttctcagctcggcagttgatgacttttcctgcatcaattagttcagctttcaggtgctccggtggactggagactctttccttaagactgtatccaccttttccagcccaccggagcacctgaaagctgaactaatttatgaaggataagtcatcaactgccgagccgagaagttcgcgactaatcgaatttactgtaaattcgctcatctctagatatgacCTTCATCTCCCAAGATATGAAAGTTTACTCTgtatgacaattcagggaatcagatgtgcgtgaactttatttttttataatgggagtgaatatcaggtgatgggtgggctTATACAGTCAGagggtgtgtattaggcatacatgcccctcaatgtacaacattcacagCAACTGActttataatcccacccatcttcTGATATTTACTCCCATTAGGGTTCTCcacccccaagacatcttataagatgtctgatcacgggggtcacgccgctggaaccccccacgatctctgtgcagcacccagtgttcattttggacggtgtgtgtgggggggggcatcgtgacatcaaggccatgcccctcgtgacgtcacacaagaccctctcaatgcaagtctatgggagggggcgtggcggcccctcccatagacgtgcattgaggtgGTGTGATGTCGCGAGGGGCGTGGACATGGCGTggacaggggtattccaggaaaaaacttttttttttagatcaactggctcagaaagttaaacagatttgtaaattacttctattaaaaaaaaaatcttaatccttccaataattatcagctgctgaagttgagtcgttcttatctgtctgaaaacagtgctctctgctgacatctctgcttgtctcaggaactgcacagagcagaataggtttactatgggaatatgcttctactctggacagctcctgagacacgtgtcatcagagagcacttagacagaaaaaaacaactcaacttcagcagctcataagtactgaaaggattaagattttttaatagaaccaatttacaaatctgtttaactttctggagccagttgatctatataaaaaagttttttcctggataacccctttaagtcccagtccATCTAACCGACTCCTTAAATTGTCAGTCAAACTATAAAACCACAAATTCCGACAATGGAAGGACATatcaatgaaataaaaaaagctgTGTGATCAGGACACTAAGATATTTAAggaccaaaatgtttttttttgtttttttctttgcaggAATAAAAATGAACCTGTGGCCAAGCAGAGTCTAGTCTAGCTAGTGGGGAGGAGGGAGCTAGAACAAGTATTTGTTTATTCTGTAGACTACTACATATGGCCAAATCAGTCAGCTGTCAATGACGGCATCGAGCATGTGATGGTCCTAAAATGGTTTTGATCAGGCGAATCTACTACTAAATGCAGCTGCATTTTTTGAGGTCACCTCTCAATTCATAGATCTGAATATTAAATACCCACCCTTTCTCTATGCTttaaaaggaaacctgtcatcactttcatgctgcttgAACTAGGAGCCACCAGGGTGGCCTATGACAGCTTCTCGACACTCACCAGCCTTAGTTGAAAGATCTCTCCCTGTTTGAGTAaagggagagatcaatcaatgccAGCAGGGCAGGCAAAAGCCACAATGAACCATCTACTGATTtgtagttcaggcagcatgaaagtgccgacaggttccctttaataaaagcTCAAGCACATAGCTGTATTATGActcattattagagatgagcaaacttacaataaattcgattcgtcacgaacctctcggctcagcagttgatggcttttcctgcgtaaattagttcagccttcaggtgctccggtgggctggaaaaggtggatacattcctaggaaagagtctcctaggactgtatccaccttttccagcccaccggagcaccgaaaagctgaactaatttatgcaggaaaagtcgtgacgaatcgaatttactataagttcgctcatctctactcattatAAACATGCTTCCCCTATTTCCCTGGACAGGCTAACTGGAACTAAACACATGGTTCATTGTGGATCCATACTACAGCCTTGAGcagtgttcccaaccagggtgcctccagctgttgcaaaactactactcccagcatgcccggacagccgaaggctgtccgggcatgctgggagtggtagttttgcaacagctggaggcaccctggttgggaaacactggccttgaGCATCAGCTGTAAATGATAAATGAAATCTTTTTTTCTCAAAGAAAAAGGATCCAGCAAAATGAAGCTAGTTTGTtacacattaaaaggggtactcccgtggaatttttttttatttttttttttaaatcgactggtgccagaaagttaaacagatttgtaaaggacttctattaaaaaatcttaatccttccagtactttttaggggctgtatactaaagagaaatccaaaaaagaaatgcatttcctctgatgtcatgaccacagtgctccctgctgacctctgctgtccatttcaggcactgtccagagcagcatatgtttgctatggggattttctcctgctctggacagttcctaaaatggacagcagagaccactgtggtcatgacatcagaggaaatgcatttcttttttggatttctctttagtatacagcccctaaaaagtactggaaggattaacatttttttaatataagtcatttacaaatctgtaactttctggcacaagttaaaaaaaaaaaaaaaaaaaaaaaaaaaaaaaaaggttcccacaggagtacccctttaaagtaaacataagggcagtttttttttttcttttaagcagAATCCTCTTGTGATCTCATTCTAGCATTGAGCTCTCCTATTCATGAGGTTTCCtacctcccctgctctgtattttctATACCTTTgccaggaataaaaaaataaaaaaaaaaaaaaaaaaaaaaagaaagaggtcAGCCAAAGACTGGCATGGACCCAAGTGATCTCCAGAATTATAGGAAGGACAATCCAGTGGagattttttaagtaatacaCATTTTCAGTAAATAAAGACTAAGCTAAAATGCTTCTTGAAATTTCTTTTAGGCACACGCTCACCTTTCTTCAGCCATGCCCTCACATCTTCCTGTCGTGTATAGATGGCCTCTCTGGCCTCGGAGCAGATGTTGTGGACATGGGAGCTTAGCTGGATTCCTTTAGTAAAATTAACAGCTACGTCCATCTGTAAATTCTCAAACCCCCTCAAGTCTTCTGCCTGACGCACTGTGTGTGGATTTTTCTATGGGAAACAAGAGCAATATTACGTCTTTGTA is a genomic window of Hyla sarda isolate aHylSar1 chromosome 10, aHylSar1.hap1, whole genome shotgun sequence containing:
- the OAF gene encoding out at first protein homolog, with translation MCPLVSARQFLWLWSLLWYCRTSLGELKVRVRLEDGQVAEESLQADSEQDCITLEFRKADGTFITYLADFKQEVKIFRILILGELERGQSQFQALCFVTQLQNNEIIPSESMAKLRQKNPHTVRQAEDLRGFENLQMDVAVNFTKGIQLSSHVHNICSEAREAIYTRQEDVRAWLKKGVDGSMFEVLPQSSSSPVLHPCKVCSHDWKACICSYRLSLEWIPCSLKYCKTRDSYGKTTSYKCGIRSCQKGYVFHFYVTQKQLCLWDEET